A window of Candidatus Zixiibacteriota bacterium genomic DNA:
GGAGGCCGAGATCAGCCGCTTGCGCCGGGGGTATTCCGTCTTGCAGGCACGGCACTGGTAGACATACCGGGGCTGCATTCTGAGGGTCTGGTGGGTCTTGGCTTTGACTGAGGCGCCAATCCGCGCGGCTTCCCGTTTGAAATCGGCGCTGTGATTGAAGTGAATAATGTGAATCATCTCGTGTTTGAGCGTGTCGTCGATATCTTGTGGGAAGACCTCGTGGTATTTGCGTGACATCACGATTTCCTGCCGGCTGCGGATATATTGCCCGGCGCACAGCATCCGCTGAGAGTAGCGTATTCGCGGCGTCGGCAGTTTGCCGGCAAAGTACTTGATGTTGTACTGCTGAAATCGGCGGTAGAGTTCATCGACCGACGGCAACAGCCCCGTCTCCGCCGCCTCCGGTTCGCGTCGCTTCGACTCGGCCAGAAACGGCTGTTCGAACAGGTCGAGCGTGGTGGGCAGCACGCCGGATGAGCTTTTTTTCCTGTTCATGACCGCCAAACTTAATTAGGTTAAAACCATCTCGCAAGCGGAGGAGTTATGCGTTTTTTGATCGCCGTCGTTGCAGTCTTTGCGGTCGTTCTGACCTCGTGTGCCGAGCAATACCAGCCGCAGTTTCGCACGAT
This region includes:
- a CDS encoding SprT-like domain-containing protein, producing MNRKKSSSGVLPTTLDLFEQPFLAESKRREPEAAETGLLPSVDELYRRFQQYNIKYFAGKLPTPRIRYSQRMLCAGQYIRSRQEIVMSRKYHEVFPQDIDDTLKHEMIHIIHFNHSADFKREAARIGASVKAKTHQTLRMQPRYVYQCRACKTEYPRRKRLISASCGKCSPSRFDPKYKLVLKRKLR